Proteins from a genomic interval of Pseudonocardia sp. C8:
- a CDS encoding GNAT family N-acetyltransferase, with translation MTTSTDTHADTAAADPIPGAPLLWMRGDRAALGPFTRELAELYWQWENEPTVIAGMGRQTPESLEARLTGYDAQARSMGTIPRFTIYDLTRDGGPVPVGTSALRIDHYVRTAEFIILLGADGRGRGLATEATRLTLDYAFTISALRSVWLKVLAPNTGAITAYEKAGFCHAGRLRRAGYWHGAETDELIMDAVADDHLATS, from the coding sequence GCCGACCCGATCCCGGGTGCACCGCTGCTGTGGATGCGCGGTGACCGGGCCGCGCTCGGCCCGTTCACCCGTGAGCTGGCCGAGCTGTACTGGCAGTGGGAGAACGAGCCCACCGTCATCGCCGGCATGGGCCGCCAGACCCCTGAATCGCTCGAAGCGCGCCTGACCGGCTACGATGCCCAGGCCCGCAGCATGGGCACCATCCCGAGGTTCACCATCTACGACCTCACCCGGGACGGCGGACCCGTCCCGGTCGGGACCAGCGCGCTGCGCATCGACCACTACGTACGCACCGCGGAGTTCATCATCCTGCTCGGCGCCGACGGCCGCGGTCGCGGCTTGGCCACCGAGGCGACCCGGCTGACGCTGGACTACGCGTTCACCATCAGCGCGCTGCGCTCGGTGTGGCTCAAGGTCCTCGCGCCGAACACCGGCGCGATCACCGCCTACGAAAAGGCCGGGTTCTGCCACGCCGGGCGGCTGCGCCGCGCCGGCTACTGGCACGGCGCCGAGACCGACGAACTGATCATGGACGCCGTCGCCGACGACCACCTGGCCACCAGCTGA